In Diaphorobacter ruginosibacter, the genomic stretch TCCACGCTGGAGCTGCTCTCGGCCGCTTATGCCGTACATTCTGGCTTTGCCGAAGCGCGCATCGTCGAGATCGCCACGCAGTGCCGCCCCACCCTGCCCGACAACCTGCCCGCCGTGCGCAGCGTGCGCAGGAACGTGCTCGAGGTGAACGGTCTGTACCGCCACGGTTTCATGATCGCCCCCGCCATGCTGGACGTGGTGATGGAAGTGCTCGAAACCGGACAATCCGCGCTCGCTCCCTGTTTTGATCTTTCCGTGCAGCTCGCCTGACGCGCTGCCTCCTTGCCATGAACGTGACCGTAAACCAGAAAGACATTGCCCTGCCGGATAACGCCACCGTCGCCGACCTCGTGGCGCAGATGCAGGCCAGGCCGCCGTTCGCCGTTGCCGTGAACCTGCAATTCGTGCCCAACACCCGCTACGCCCAGCACGCGCTTGCGGCCGGCGACGCGGTCGAGATCATCTCGCCCGTCACGGGCGGCTAGTCGTCCATGCGCTCCCTGCACCCTCGCACCGAACCGGCCGAGCAACAACGCTGAACCCACCATGTCGAACCCATCCCACTCTCTCGATTCCACCGACGGCAACGACCCGTTCGTGCTGTATGGACAAACCCTGCAAAGCCGCCTGCTGCTGGGCACGGCGCGCTATCCATCGCCCGCCGTGCTGCAGGCCGCCGTCGCCCGTGCGCGGCCCGGCATGGTGACCGCCTCGCTGCGCCGCCAGGGCAGCAACGCGGCCGAAACCGGCAGCAGCTTCTGGGAGCTGCTGCGCGGCCTGAACGTGCCGGTGCTGCCCAACACCGCCGGCTGCCACAGCATGCAGGAAGCCATCACCACCGCGCACATGGCGCGCGAAGTGTTTGGCACGAACTGGATCAAGCTCGAGCTCATCGGCGACGACTACACGCTGCAGCCCGATACGCTGAACCTGGTCCAGGCCGCGGAACAGCTGGTGCGTGACGGCTTCTGGGTTCTGCCCTACTGCACCGAGGACCTGGTCGTGTGCCAGCGCCTGGTCGACGTGGGCTGCCAGGCCATCATGCCGTGGGCCGCTCCCATCGGCACGGGCCGCGGCCCTATCAATCCGTATGCGCTGCAGATGCTGCGCGAGCGCCTCGACGTGCCGATGCTGGTCGATGCCGGCCTCGGCCTGCCGTCGCATGCCTGCCAGGTGATGGAATGGGGCTACGACGGCGTCCTGCTGAACACCGCGGTGGCATTGGCCACCGATCCGGTCGCCATGGCCGGTGCGTTCGCCGACGCGGTCTCGGCCGGCCGGGCCGCGCGCACTGCCGGTGCCATGACGCCCCAGGAATCCGCCCAGCCCAGCACCCCCGTGCTGGGCACTCCTTTCTGGCACCACAACAATGGCTGACAACACCCCATCCACCCCTGCGGCCATGCAGCAGGCGATTCTGGAGCACCATGCCGGCGCATTCGCCGACTTCCCTGCCCAGCCAGTGCCCGCCGCCGCATCCACCTCCACATCGGCGCCAAGTAACGATCCCGTGTATCTCGCGGCACTGGCTGCGTGCTCGCAACTGGGTTTCATCGCCCACGATGCCGATTGCGTCGCCACCGCCTGGCTGGCACAGACACGGCGCACCGGCCGTTTCGACGCCGCCTGCTGGCCCGAGGAGCCCGAAGACTTCGGCCTGCAGCCCATGCCGCACGCACGGCCCTTCGCGGCCTGCCCGAAGGCGCTGGGCCTCTATGCCGTCCTGCCCGATGCCGCATGGGTGGGTCGCATGGCGCGCGCCGGCGTGCCCACGGTGCAATTGCGCTTCAAGTCACAGGATGCCGCGGCCATCGAGGCCGAGGTGAAGGCCGCTGTCGATGCGGTGCGTGGCACCGGCGCCCATCTGTACATCAACGACCACTGGCGCATCGCGATCGCAGCGGGGTCCTATGGCGTGCACCTCGGACAGGAAGACCTCGACGCGCTCAGGCAGGAAGAGATCGACACGCTGCGCGACTCCGGGGTCCGCCTGGGCGTCAGCACCCACGGCTATGCCGAAATGGTGCGCGCCGACGCGGTCGCCCCAAGCTACATTGCCATGGGAGCAGTGTTTCCCACCACGCTCAAGAAGATGGCCACCGTGCCACAAGGCGTGGCCCGGCTCGAGCGCTATGCGCGGCTGATGCGCAACTACCCGCAGGTGGCCATCGGCGGCATCGGAATCGAACAGTTCCCGCAGATCCTGGCCACCGGTGTCGGCTCGATCGCCGTGGTACGTGCCGTGGTCAATGCCGACGATCCCGAAGCGGCTGCCGGACAGATGATGCGCGCCATGAGCTGATGACGGCGGCCCGGCGTCCAGGGTTTGGCGCATGGGCTCCGCCAGCCGCCATAATCGCGGCATGAGCAGCAGCACCATCACTTTTTCTCGGGTCGGTCTGGTTGGCACGGGTGCCATGGGCCGGGGTATCGCACAGATCGCCGCGCAGGCGGGCAGCAAGGTGTGCCTTTTCGACACCCTTCCGGAGGCCGCCGTGTCCGCCAAAAGGCAGATCGAGCAGCAATGGCAGAAGCTGTCCGAGAAGGGCAAGGTCGCTCCCGCCGACGTGGAGCGCTGGTCTGCCCTGCTCACGCCCATCGCGTCGCTGAATGAGCTGTCGGACTGTGACCTGGTGGTCGAAGCCATCGTCGAGCGCCTCGACGTCAAGCGCGAATTGTTCGCACAGCTCGAGAACATCGTCGCCAGCACCGCCGTGCTGGCCACCAACACTTCTTCGCTCTCCGTCACGGCCATCGGTGCCGGACTCAAGAGCGCACACCGCCTTGCCGGCTACCACTTCTTCAACCCGGTACCCCTCATGAAGGTCGTGGAGGTGATCGCCGGCCTGAAGACCGATGCGGCCACCTGCGAGAGGCTCACCGCCTACAGCCGCGAGATGGGCCACACGCCGGTCAGCGCCAAGGACACGCCCGGCTTCATCGTGAACCACGCGGGGCGCGGCTACGGAACCGAGGCGCTGCGCATCCTCTCCGAAGGCGTGGCCGACATCGCCACCATCGACCGCATCCTGCGCGATCAGGTCGGCTTCAAGCTCGGCCCCTTCGAGCTGATGGACCTGACCGGCCTTGACGTCTCGCAGCCCGTCATGGAGTCGATCTACCACCAGTATTACGAAGAGCCGCGCTTCCGCCCCAACGTGATCGCCGCCCAGCGCCTGGCCGGCGGAGTGCTGGGCCGCAAGACCGGCGAAGGCTTCTATCGCTACGACAACGGCGTGCAGCAGGTGGCCGGGGAAGCGCCCGTGCCGCAGGTGGCCTCCATTCCCCCGGTCTGGGTATCGACCCGTGCCGTCCGTCGCCAGGAAATCTTCCAGTTACTCCAGGACCTGGGCGCGAAGATCGAGACCGGCCAGTCGCCGTCCGCCGAGGCGCTGACCCTGGTGGCGCCACTGGGCTTCGACATCACCACCGTCGCGGTGGTCGAGCGCCTCGACCCCGCACGCACCATCGGCATCGACATGCTGGTGGAGGATGCCGCCACGCGGCGGCGCGTGCTGGCCACCAATCCCGCGACGCGTGCCGATTACCGCGATGCTGCCCATGCCCTGTTCGCCCGCGATGGCAAGGCCGTATCGGTGATCCGTGACAGCGGCGGCTTCGTGACGCAACGCGTGGTGGCCACCATCGTCAACATCGCCAGCGATATCTGCCAGCAGGACATCTGCTCACCCAAGGATCTCGAAACCGCCGTCACGCTGGGCCTGGGCTACCCGCTCGGCCCGCTCGCCATGGGCAACCGCTGGGGGCCGACCAACATCCTGGAGGTGCTGTTCAACATGCAGACCGTGTACGGCGACACCCGCTATCGTCCCAGCCCGTGGCTGCGCCGACGCGGCGCCATCGGCCTGAGCCTGATGCACGAAGAAGAATGATGCGCGCGGCATAGCCGCCGCCCGACCAACGAGACAAACACGCCGCCATGCCCGCCCAACTGAAAAGTGCAAGCCACGATCACACGCTGGTCCTCACCATCAGCAATCCGCAATCGCGCAATGCGCTGGATCCGGACATCTACGCCGCGGGCGTGGAAGCGCTCAACGGAGCGGAACGCAATCGCGACATCCGCAGCGTCATCATCACCGGAGCGAACGGCATGTTCAGCTCCGGCGGCAACCTGCATCGCCTGCAGGCCCGCAGGCAGGAAAGCGCGGAGGAGCAGGCACGCGGCGTGAATGCGCTGCACGGCTGGATCGACACGATCCGCAACTTCCCCAAGCCGGTGATCGCCGCCGTGGAAGGGCCCGCCGCGGGGGCGGGCTTCTCGCTGGCGCTGGCGTGCGACTTCATCGTCGCGTCGCGCGATGCCGTGTTCGTCATGGCGTACGCGCGCGTGGGCCTATCGCCGGACGGCGGGGGCACCTGGAGCCTGGCCAACACGCTGCCACGCCAGCTCGCGATGGAGATCCTGATGGGGGCGGACAAGGTGGACGTGCAGCGCCTGCACACGCTCGGCGTGATCAACCGCCTGTCGCAACCCGGCCAGGCCCTCGATGATGCCCTGACCTTCGCGGCCACGCTCAACCAGCGCGCGCCCAATGCGCTCGCGAGCATCAAGGAGCTGGTCGGCGAGGCGTCCGGCCACGGGCTGCACCGGCACCTCGACCTGGAACGCGACCAGTTCGTTCGCAATCTCTCGCACGCCAACTCCGGCGAAGGCATCACCGCCTTCTTCGAGAAACGCACACCGCGATACCAGTGAAAGGGCATGGGAGACGAGGTATCGGAGACAATAGGTAGGACAGGAAGCAAAGGCGACAGCATCCTGCGGGCACCGGTCGCCCGCGCGACAGCCGCCGCTCTGTCAGTCACCCAAAAGACAGCATATGGACGAGCCGATTCTTAGCATAGAAGAACGTGAAGCGATCAATGGTGGTCGCTGGTTTTCATCGTTGTCGCCCTCGTTGCGGCACGACATTCTTCGATGTGCTTACGTCAAACGATTTCGCGATGGAGGACTGATCTGCGCCCGGGGCGACCCGCCGGACGAATGGATTGCCTGCGCGCGAGGCGCGGTGCGCGTGAGCTCGACATCGATCTCCGGCAAGCAGATCACGCTGACCTACGTGGAGCCCGGCATCTGGTTCGGCGACGTGGCCATGTTCGATGGGGATCGCCGCACGCACGATGCCTATGCGCATGGCGACTCGACCATCCTGTGTGTGGCACGCGCC encodes the following:
- a CDS encoding thiazole synthase, which codes for MSNPSHSLDSTDGNDPFVLYGQTLQSRLLLGTARYPSPAVLQAAVARARPGMVTASLRRQGSNAAETGSSFWELLRGLNVPVLPNTAGCHSMQEAITTAHMAREVFGTNWIKLELIGDDYTLQPDTLNLVQAAEQLVRDGFWVLPYCTEDLVVCQRLVDVGCQAIMPWAAPIGTGRGPINPYALQMLRERLDVPMLVDAGLGLPSHACQVMEWGYDGVLLNTAVALATDPVAMAGAFADAVSAGRAARTAGAMTPQESAQPSTPVLGTPFWHHNNG
- a CDS encoding 3-hydroxyacyl-CoA dehydrogenase, translated to MSSSTITFSRVGLVGTGAMGRGIAQIAAQAGSKVCLFDTLPEAAVSAKRQIEQQWQKLSEKGKVAPADVERWSALLTPIASLNELSDCDLVVEAIVERLDVKRELFAQLENIVASTAVLATNTSSLSVTAIGAGLKSAHRLAGYHFFNPVPLMKVVEVIAGLKTDAATCERLTAYSREMGHTPVSAKDTPGFIVNHAGRGYGTEALRILSEGVADIATIDRILRDQVGFKLGPFELMDLTGLDVSQPVMESIYHQYYEEPRFRPNVIAAQRLAGGVLGRKTGEGFYRYDNGVQQVAGEAPVPQVASIPPVWVSTRAVRRQEIFQLLQDLGAKIETGQSPSAEALTLVAPLGFDITTVAVVERLDPARTIGIDMLVEDAATRRRVLATNPATRADYRDAAHALFARDGKAVSVIRDSGGFVTQRVVATIVNIASDICQQDICSPKDLETAVTLGLGYPLGPLAMGNRWGPTNILEVLFNMQTVYGDTRYRPSPWLRRRGAIGLSLMHEEE
- a CDS encoding thiamine phosphate synthase produces the protein MADNTPSTPAAMQQAILEHHAGAFADFPAQPVPAAASTSTSAPSNDPVYLAALAACSQLGFIAHDADCVATAWLAQTRRTGRFDAACWPEEPEDFGLQPMPHARPFAACPKALGLYAVLPDAAWVGRMARAGVPTVQLRFKSQDAAAIEAEVKAAVDAVRGTGAHLYINDHWRIAIAAGSYGVHLGQEDLDALRQEEIDTLRDSGVRLGVSTHGYAEMVRADAVAPSYIAMGAVFPTTLKKMATVPQGVARLERYARLMRNYPQVAIGGIGIEQFPQILATGVGSIAVVRAVVNADDPEAAAGQMMRAMS
- a CDS encoding oxepin-CoA hydrolase, alternative type gives rise to the protein MPAQLKSASHDHTLVLTISNPQSRNALDPDIYAAGVEALNGAERNRDIRSVIITGANGMFSSGGNLHRLQARRQESAEEQARGVNALHGWIDTIRNFPKPVIAAVEGPAAGAGFSLALACDFIVASRDAVFVMAYARVGLSPDGGGTWSLANTLPRQLAMEILMGADKVDVQRLHTLGVINRLSQPGQALDDALTFAATLNQRAPNALASIKELVGEASGHGLHRHLDLERDQFVRNLSHANSGEGITAFFEKRTPRYQ
- the thiS gene encoding sulfur carrier protein ThiS, which encodes MNVTVNQKDIALPDNATVADLVAQMQARPPFAVAVNLQFVPNTRYAQHALAAGDAVEIISPVTGG